From Alloacidobacterium dinghuense:
TGATTGATCAATACAGCGAGTACGGCACCGAGAGCAGTTCATGGTATGACCGCTGGTTCTACGGCAAGCCTTGGGAGCATGATGCCGACGCCTGGAAACAAAGCCCGCTTTCCGGGATTGGGCACGCTAAGACTCCCTTTCTTCTATTGCAGGGTGACGGCGATACTACTGACCCACTTGGGCAGAGCCTTGAGATGTATCGAGCGCTGCGTCAGGTCGGCGTTCCGGTCGATCTTGTCCGCTATCCACGCGAAGATCACGGCCCACTCGCGGGCGGGATATTCGGTAACCCGAGTACGGAGCCCTGGCACGGCTTTGATGCTCGTCAGCGCATGGTCAAATTCTTTGAAAAGGCGTTTTCGCAGTAGTTCAGCGCGTCAGGCAGACAGCCAGTGTTGCCAGCAGCAGTGCCGAAGGCATTACGATAATGCCAGCCTTGAGGAAGCTCCATGCGCTCACGTGTAAGCCTTCTTTGCGGATGGCGATCAGCCAAAGAATCGTTGCGAGCGATCCTGTGACGGAGAGGTTTGGGCCGAGGTCAATACCCACCAGCACTGCATTCCGCAGACTCCCAACGATGTGCGCCTGATGGACAGACGCTCCTGCAATCAGCCCAAGAGGAAGATTGTTGATGAGATTCGTACCCACACCGATCGTGAGTGAGGTAGCGAGGGCGGCCGCTACGGGTGGCCAGTTCACTACTGCATGCAACGCGGCTTGCGAAAGGTGAGCTGCACCGGCACGGTTCACAGCTTCAACCAGGATAAAGAGTCCAGCCACTAGAGGAATAACGCTCCACGAGATGCCTCGAATGATGGCAACTGGATTGCGGCGTTCTCTAGCGCTAATAGCCATCACGACCACCACTGATGTAGCGAAGGTTGGCAATCCAAGATCTTTGCCTAGCGCTGAAGCAGTCAGCAGCACGACTGCAACCAGTCCAATTCCCATGAGTGCCAGTTTGCCCGTTTGAGAAAGATGGCCATTCCCGATGTTGGTTTCCGTCTCACCCCGAAGAGATTCTCTGCAATACCAGAACAGGGCAGCAAAGGTTGTGACGATCGACAGCACTGACGCGACAGCAAACATCCGGAGCCATTGAGCGAGGGGCGGCATTCCCAGATGAAATACGACCAGGTTAGCGGGATTGGAGATGGGGAGTACAAAACTTGCGGCGTTTGCGATGAAGGCGCAGCTTAGAAGGCAAGGGAGGGGTTCAGTCTTGGCTTTCTTCACCGCCGCCAGAACGGCGGGTGTGAGTACGACAGCCGTAGCGTCGTTCGACATGAAAATTGTCACTACGGTGCCGACTACGTAAATCAATATAAACAGGCGAGCACGGGACGCTTTGGCGTGCTGAATTGCTACGGTTGCAAGCCAATCGAAGACTCCATGCGCCTGCCCCAATTGGGCCAGAATCATCATCCCGGCAAGAAACAAGTAGACATCCGTGCCCTCGAAAACAGCGTGCCGAGCGATGTTGAGAGGAACCAACCTGAACAATATCAATAGACCTGCGCCGCCGCAGACCCAAATCGCCTCTGGAATTCTCCAGGGGCGAAGCAACATCAGCGCGATAGTGAGAAAGGAAATGATCCAGATAGCAGATAAATGAAGGGGCATTCTTCGTCGCTTGCTTTTCCTAGTGCCTCAGATACCTGTGAAATTTCTATCCCTTAAATAAGAAGAGTGGTTATTGTCTGATTCTCTGGCGCAAATTCTCGTAGGCAGACCTCAGCTAAGTACAGTATGATGAGGCAACTTTAATAAACCAAATAGAATTAGTGCTCTAACAGCTTCCCCAGTCGCGCTGTCCGGAGCTCCCCTTTCGTCCCTAAGTCTGTGATTGTTTTTCTACCGCGAAAGTTGTAGAGATAGCCCATCGAAGTTTGTTACCTTTGGCTGTATTTGTTGGTTACGTTGGTTAGTTCGCAGTTACCAAAGGAAATAGGGCAGTAGAGTACGAGATCGATAGCAAGCTTTTTGGGAGAAATGGATTTGACCGATGGTAAACGGCGAAGGTAAACAGCACGCCTCGGCAGAAATAGATACTGACCTGGCAAAAGACGTTGCGAATCTCTATTCATGGGCGAATGTCGAAGACGCAACCTACCTCGATTTCTCCAGGCAGCGAAAAGCGCGACATATTCAACATACTACCGATGTAGACATTCGGAAAAGTGAAGTGCCTTCTGCTCCCAACGTGAGTATTGAAAGTGAGGCGCAGGTCTTTGAATCCTCCATTGCGGCACCCATAGCGGAGCCATCCATCATTGGGAAACCCATCCAGGAGAATTCCACACCTTCGGTTCCAATGAGCGCCCAGACGTCGGCAGCAGCGCCAACGCCGCAGTTGGTTGATTTGCCTGAATTGATTCCCACAACTTTTTTTGAGCCGGGCCTGACAGCGCCCGCTGAAACTCTGTCGCCCGCATTGGCGATCTATTCTCTCGCCGGTGGGGTAGGTAAGACTACGTTTTGTGCCAACCTCGGCAGAATCTTCTGTGCCACGAAGGAGAAAGTCCTGCTGGTTGATGCATCAGCGAGCGGATTGCTGCCTTTTTACTTTGGAGCTACGGATCTGCGTCCAGGATTGCGTACTTTTGTCGCTCCTGATGTGAATTACCCACCGCTCCAAGTGTTCGGTACGAATGAGATTACGAAGCCGTGGCTGGAAGAGGTGAAGGTCGCAATGCGCAAAGCACAGCGAACCATTTTCGACCTCGGGCCGGCATCCATGAGTCTGCTGCCAGAAATCTTTGGTATGTGCGGCACAGTTCTTGTGCCTCTGTTGCCCGACCTGAATTCCATCCTTACTGTTTCGCGAATCGAGGCCTCGTTCAAAGCAATGGAGTCTTCCGGGATAGAAGTTCCTGAAGTTTTCTACCTATTCAATCGGTTTGATGATCAAGATACGATCGACCATCGGGCGCGAGCGTTGGTGGAGAGGCAGTGTGGTGACCGACTCCTGCCGCTTACGATCCGCGATGGCGCTGAGGTGGCCAAAGCGATTGCCTCCAGAATGACAGTTGCCGATCACGCTCCGGGATCGGCAGTGACCCACGACTACCTGGAACTGGCATCCTGGGTGAGAAAGCGAAGTCCGGTCCGCGCCGCGTCTAGAACGCAGGCGCGCTGGAGCGAGCGATGAAGCGAATCCTTACCCACTGGAGATTGCTCGGAACCGGATCCAGTCCATGGGCAAGCCTGGCTCGCATTCTTGTTTATGGAATGCTTCTTTTCTTCGCTTTTGAATGCGTCACGATTGATTTCAGATGGCCCGAACAGGCGGTGCTTGGCATCCTGACCATCGTCCTTGCATTTGCGATCCACCGCACGTCCGCCTCCGAGCTTGTAACTCTGGCACTCATGTTTGCCTCAATGCTGGCTACTGCCAGATATGCATACTGGCGCTGTTTCACCGTTGGGCAGGCACTTGCAACCTCGGGTTCGAAGCTGGGTGTGATCAACATCATCTTCATGCTCATTCTTCTCTCGGCTGAGGGCTACGCATTTGTGATCCTGTTTCTCGGCTATATCCAGACCATTCGTCCTCTCCGGCGACCACCCTACCCAATGCCGAAGAACCTGGAAGACTGGCCGCATGTCGACGTTCTTATTCCTACATATAACGAACCGTTGTCCGTGGTCCGGTCAACCGCCTTTGCTGCGCTGAATATTGATTACCCAAGTGAAAAACTTCATGTTTACGTGCTGGACGATGGCAGGCGCGAAGAGTTCCGTAGATTTTGTGAAGAGGCAGATATCGGCTACGTCACGCGAACGGATAATAAGCATGCCAAGGCTGGAAACATAAATCATGCGTTGACCGTGCTCGATTCGCCGTATGTTGCGATCTTCGATTGCGATCACGTCCCAACGCGTAGCTTTCTACAGGTCACGCTCGGATGGTTTTTGAAAGACACCAAGCTGGGCATGCTGCAAACGCCGCACTACTTCTATTCTCCTGATCCGTTTGAGCGAAATCTACACCAGTTCATGGTGATCCCCAACGAGGGTGAACTGTTCTATGGTGTTCTTCAGGACGGCAACGATCTCTGGAATGCCACATTCTTCTGCGGTTCCTGCGCTGTTCTACGTCGTACGGCTCTGAATGAGATCGGAGGAATTGCCACCGAAACAGTTACAGAAGACGCGCACACGTCTCTGCGTATGCAGACACGGGGATGGAACACCGCATATATCAACATCCCGCAAGCTGCGGGTCTTGCCACGGAAAGCCTCTCCAGTCACGTAGGGCAGCGAATCCGTTGGGCGCGCGGCATGATCCAGGTGATGCGGACGGACAATCCTCTCTTTGCGCGCGGGCTTAAATGGCCTCAGAGGCTGTGTTACTTCAACGCGATGATTCACTTCCTCTACGCCGTTCCCCGACTCGTATTCCTCACGGCCCCGCTCGTATATATGTTGCTGGGGCGCATCAATATCCCGGGATATTGGCTGGCAATCCTGGCGTATGCGATGCCCCACCTTTTTCTGTCAAACCTCACCAACTTCCGCATCCAGGGCAAATATCGTCATTCCTTCTGGAACGAGGTGTACGAAACAGTTCTTGCCCCATACATTCTTGGGCCAACTTTGCTCGCACTCATTAATCCAAAGCTGGGTAAGTTCAATGTGACAGCCAAGGGCGGAATCGTGAAGAAGAGCTATTTCGATGCTCGGATTGCCCGTCCGTATATCGCCTTGATTCTTCTCAATGTTGCTGGCCTGGTGGTTGCGCCCATTCGCTTCTTTTATTGGAACCCTGACCATCCGGGGACCATCGCGATGAACGTCTTCTGGATACTCTTCAACCTGATTATTGTGGGCACCGCGAATGCGGTCGCATTCGAGTCCCGTCAGCTGAGAACAGACGTGCGGATCGATACGCATATGCCCGTGGAAATTCGCCTGCCGGGCGGGAAAAGCGTATTTGGTGAGTCCGTCAACATGTCTCTCGGCGGCGCCTCAATCGATCTTGAAGAACAGCTAAATCTCCCGCAAGCTTCCCGAGTCGAAGTGATCTATCCCTTACGCAGAAAACAGACGGTATTCCCGGCATCAATTGTTGCGACGAACGGTTTGAATCTACGCATCAGGTACGAAGATTTGTCGCTTGAGGAAGAAGAATTGCTGACGCTCGTTCTTTATTCCCGCGCCGATTCATGGCTGAGCAGGAGCGAGCGTCGTGAAGCAGACAAGCCCTGGCGCAGTTTTGCGCGTCTCGTTCGCTTGTCTATTAGGGGTGTTGGACATGCTCTTGGAACCCTGATTCCCAAGAGGAAAGACGCCGAGTTGCCCGCTGCCGTGCGCGCTGGAACAGCGATTCTTGTACTCGCGATGATCCTTGCAGGTGCATGTACCCCTTTGCGGGCCCAGAAACGCGGCAAATCTGCTCCAGCCCGCGATTCTCAAGCTGCGACTTCTGCTGGAGGAACGTTCCAGTCGACGTTCACGTTGAAAGATATTGGGATACCGGAGGCGATTGTGTTCCGCGGAGTCGCAGCATCTCGTGACGCCCCTTTTGCCTTGCCTCAGACCGAGGTCGTGCAAAAGTCTACGCTGCATCTGCGTTACGCATTTTCGCCTTCACTTATTCCTCAGATGAGCCACCTGAACGTCTATCTGAACGGTGCGTTGGTGTCGACGCTGCCCGTCCCGGCAAAGGTTGAGGATGTGCAGGATTCTCTGAAGGCGGACCTGCCGCTTCCTTCTGATCTGTTAGTTCGCAACAACGTATTAAGACTGGAGTTTATCGGGCACTACACTCAGCAATGCGAGGACCCGGCAAACACCGTGTTGTGGGGACGGGTTGAGAATACTTCAAGCGTCGAAGTATCCGGATCGCTGCTTCCGCTGGCTGACGACCTGAAGATACTACCCCTGCCTTTCTATGACGGGGCAATCAGCAGCTCTTCCGCTTCAATACCGATTGCTTTCACCAGCAGCCAGCCCAGCAATAATGCATTTGAGGCTGCAGGCATCCTGGCATCATGGTTTGGAGTCGCGGCAAAGTCGAGACCGCTAACCTTTCCTGTGACAGTCGGCAGCACACTACCATCGGGCAACCTCGTTGTTTTCGTGGAAGGCTATTCGAGTCTTCCCGCAGGAGTTGATCTGGGCAGCGGTGGTCCTGTTGTTGCTGTCCGCACAAACCCAGTCGATCCTTACGGCAAGATACTCATCGTTGCAGGTGATGATGCTGATCAATTGGTGACAGCAGCCCGTGCAGTTGCAACCGGCAATATGATGCTGCAGGGTACTACAACCCGTATAGGCGAATATCGCCTGCCTCAAGCACGCGAAGCTGACGATGCGCCATTGTGGTTGAAGACTGATCGCCTCTCTCCTTTCTGGGATTATTCTGGAAACCCGGAGCTGCAAAGCGATGGTTCAGGACCTCTGCCGATTTACCTCAGGCTGCCACCTGACATCTACTACGGCGACCGGCAAAATATCCCCCTCCACATGGATTACCGGTACAACTCCATTCCACTCGCGAATGCATCGACGTTGCGCGTGAGTGCAAACGGATCGCTGGTAAATGAGCTGGCGCTACCGCATGACAACAATCCCAAGAAGACGCTGGCATATGATCTTGCGGTCCCAGTATCGAATATGCGGCCGTCTGCTAACACATTTCTCTTCACCTTCTATTTCCAGATGGCGAAGACTGGGAATTGCCAGGATACAGCTCCCATCAACCTGCAGGGTGCAATACTTCGCAGTTCCTATCTGGACATACGTGGCCTGAAGCACTGGGCTGCCATGCCTAATCTTGAACTTTTTTCCAATGCGGGATTTCCTTTTACGCGCTTTGCCGATCTTTCCCAGACCAAAATTGTGCTTCCACCGCGCCCCAGCCCACAGGAACTCGGAATCTATCTAGCGTTACTTGCAAATTTTGGCGAGCAGACGGGCTATCCGGCACTACGGGTTTCGGTTGGCGATTCCTCATTGCTCGGGGCCGATGCCGACTATCTAATTCTCGGAGCGCCGGATGACGAGCCAGCATTTGAACGGTTGAGTCAGCAGTTGCCGGTCGAAGTGAAGGAGCAGGGTTTTTCTATTCACGATACAGGCGGGTTCTTTGCATCAGTGGAACACGCCTGGTGGCAGGTTGCCGAAATGCGGCCAAACTGGTGGTGGAAGCTGCGGCAGGCAAAGGAGCGGGATGGGCTACTTGAGAGCCTGGGTCAATTCCCGGATGCGCTGATTCAGGGAAGTGAATCGCCCTGGGCTTCGAATCGTTCCATTGTCAGCATCACCATCAAAAATGATTCCCTTGCAGGCCCATTTATTGCAGCCTTCACAAAGTTTTCTACGTCTGGCGATATCAGCGAATCGGTGAGCGTTCTGCACGGAAGTGAATTCACATCCTACCGACTGGGCGATCGCTACTACCATGTTGGGTATCTACCGTGGTGGGCCCGCATTCGCTATTGGCTGCGAGCCTTCCCCTGGATGATCGTCGTTCTGACATTTGTCCTCGGTCTTTTCGTAGTCCCATGGACGAGGGCATGGCTCGATCAGCGTTCAAAGGCACGCCTGGAGGCACAGCAGACATGAAGGCCGCGATCTTGCTCGCTGCAACGCTCGGTTTATGCTGCCAGTCTGCAGCGAGAGCCAGCTCCTGGCCGTTGTGGGACCACTATGCTGCGCATTTCCTCAGTCCTCAAGGCCGAGTTGTTGATCCGTCGCGGAATTCGATGACTACCTCAGAAGGACAGAGCTATGCCATGTTTTTCGCGCTTGTCGCAGGAGATAACAACTCATTTGATCGCATTCAGGAGTGGACGCAAGACAATCTCGCGCAAGGTGATCTTGCTAAGAAATTGCCTGCTTGGAGTTGGGGCCAAAAGAGCGATGGTTCGTGGGGGGTACTCGATCAGAACTCGGCATCAGACTCTGATCTTTGGGTCGCTTACAGCCTGATTGAAGCAGGCGAACTTTGGTCAAAGCCAGGCTACAGCAGAACCGGAAAGGCTATGCTGTCGTTGATCGCAAAGAATGAGAGCGCTACAGTGCCGCAGGCAGGTGCTGTTTTGTTGCCCGGCCCAAATGGCTTTCATCCGGATGCAGATCATTGGGTCTTTAATCCGAGCTACATGCCGCTGCCGTTGTTGCTCGCGGCGAGACATGTTGATCCTCAAGGACCGTGGAGTGCGATGGCCGCCGCTCTGCCTGCATGGCTGCAGCAGGCGAGCCCTTCCGGTTTTGCCATGGACTGGGTTGAATACACAAGCGGCAAAGGCTTTTCCGCAGTCAGCGAGCCAGGAACAAGTTCAAGGCCTGCCTGTGGCAGCTATGATGCAATCCGCGTGTATCTTTGGGTGGGCACTACCGCGCAGGACTCACCGGGAGCTGCGAGCCTCCTGCATCTGTTTGCCCCCATGTCCAGCTATGTAAAGACACACCTTTCGCCACCTGAGGTAGTTAATCCCGATGGGACGGTTGTGAGTACTACGGCTCCGCCGGGATTTTCAGCTGCGGTGATGCCGCTGCTCATGACATCCGGTGAAAAGGCCGCGGCCACTCTCCAGCTTCGAAATGTACTGGCTCAAATTGAGCCGTCAACTGGGTTAGTTGGAGATCCGCCGCACTACTATGACCAGAATCTGGCGCTCTTCGCGCTGGGCTGGCAGGAACAACGCTTTCGCTTCGCTCCCGATGGAACGCTGAGGGTCCAATGGAAAAAGTGAACCGTAACGCTTGCCGAACACTTCTTCTCGTGGCCACTTGTGCGCTGGCTCTCGGAATCTCGCCAGGCGCATGGGGTCAATCCACGGCGGAACGCGCCCTGTTGATGAAGGCGCAATCCCTCGCTGCAAATGGACACCTGGATATGGCGGTTCAGACTTGGCAGCAGGTACTACTCGCCGATCCGAACAGTCGAGAGGCGCTTCTTGGAATCGCCAAGGCTGACATGCAGCTCGGAAATACGGATGAAGCCAGAAGATATCTCGATCGTCTGCGCGCTGCCGGGGGTAATCCTGCGGATATCGCAAAGATCCAAGCTATGCCCGGTGTTGCGCCGAAGAATGTGCGCCTCGATCAGGCGGCCAGTCTTGCGCAGAGTGGCCGGTATGCAGACGCTATGCGGATCTACCGCGACGTTTTGGGCAATAATCCCCCTGCGGGAGACTACGCGCTCGCCTACTATGACACCGAGGCTGCCATCCCGGCGGACCGGCCTCATGCCGTTGCAGGATTACGGAAGCTCGCGCAGCAATTCCCGGCGGATTCCCGTTACTCGATCACGCTCGGGCGCGTCCTCACATATGAACCGAAGACGCGCGCAGAAGGGATCGCAATCCTGCAGAGATACGATAATGTCCCGGCTGCGCAGAGTGCCCTGAAGCAAGCTGAGTCGTGGAATGCGGTTGCCAACGCTGCTCCGACTGCAGTGGACACCCAGGCCAAGCCAAAAGCCAGCACTCCCGCTGGGAACCCGCTGGAGGCATCGGCGTATCGCGCCCTCAATAGCGGTCGGTTGGATGAGGCTCGGCAGCAGTTCGAGACACTGCTGGCGAAGCAGCCAAACAACCCGCGAGCCCTGAGCGGAATGGGTTACGTGTACATGAAGCAGCAGGACTTCGCGGATGCATCGGACTATCTTGAACGTGCTCGCGCCGCAGGAGCACGGGGACTGGAAAGCGCGATTGCTACCTCGCGCTTCTGGGAGAAGATGTCGCAGGCAGGAGCCGCGTTGCAGGCGGGCGATTCGGATGCCGCCATCGAGTCCTATACGGCTGCGTTGTCACTCAAGCCATCGAGTCCTGACGCGCTGGAAGGTCTTGGAGGAGCTTATGTTCAGGCGGGAAACAACGCAGAGGCGATCGATGCCTTTGAACGTGCAGTACGCGTCAGCCCTGACCGCCAAACCGCCTGGCGCGGCCTCTTTCTGGCCCAGTCGGCAGCAGGCAATTCTCAGGGAGCGCTGAATACCGGCGACCGTATGCCCAAGAATGTTCGCGCTCAGTTGAACTCTGATCCCGAATATCTGCGAGCGTTAGCACAGGATAACCTCGCGCTGGGCCGCAAAGCTGAAGCGGACCGCGCCATCGAGCGAGCGCTGGCTTTGCCGTTCCCGAATGAGGGGCGAGATCTGCCTCTTGATAAGCAGATGCAGTATGCGGCGTTGCTGATGATGGCCAACAGATATGAGCCGGCGCTGCAGCTTTACCAGCAGATCGTTGCAGAAGACCCGGGGAATGCCGGAGCGTGGCGAGCGCTTATCGCCGCGCAGCATCAACTCGGTCGTGATAACGATGCTCTTGCCACCATGGGTAGCATGCCGCAGGCAATCCTGAACAAGGAGCAAAGTGATCCCAGCTTCCTCGTTCTCGTTGGATCCATCTATCAGACGCGTCACGAGTGGGATCGCGCTCAGAAGTATCTGGAGCAAGCGCTCGCTGCTGCACCACCTCCTCAGACAGGAATCGAACTTCAGCTTGCCGATGTGTATGCGGCGAATGGCAATCAACAGAAGGCGTACACAATCTATCGTGAGGAGCTCGACAGGAATCCGCAGAATACGGATGCATGGCGCGGCATGCTGAATGCTCTTCATCAGGGAAATCACGACCGCGAGGCATTGCGGCAGATTGCCGCAATGCCTGAGTCTGTGCGCCTTCGCTTGGAACAGGACCCTTCATACTTGCAGACGCTGGCATCGATCCAGTCTGCGACCGGACAGAATCAGGCTGCGTTGAAGACCTTTGCGCAATTGACGCAAATCTATCGCGATCGCAACACGGACGAGCCAGTTGACGTGCTGATCCAATATGGCTGGGTGCTGCTGAGAACTGGCGACGACCAGAAGCTCTACGCTCTGGTTACGACTCTCTCCAATTCGGCTGATATGACGGACGATCAGCAGGCCGAGTTCAATCGCCTTGGAGCCAGCTGGAGTGTGCGTCGCGCGAACAGCGCGCTGGCTGTAGGCGATCAGAATCGTGCTGTGGCAATTCTTACGACAGCTGCGCAAGCTTTTCCCGGAAACGCTGAAGTCTACAGCGCGCTTGCCGGTGTCTACCTCAAGATCGGGCAGCCGAGGCAGGCGGTTGCAATTTACGCTTCGCTGGACATGACTCACGCGACCAGCCAACTGTATGAGAGTGCTATTGGCGCGGCGATGGCGGCGCGCGACATGAAGCAGGCAGAAACGTGGCTCGAAGACGCGCTCGATCAATACAAGAGCAATCCTTCGATTTTGCGGCTCGCTGCTCAATACGAACAGGCACGCGGAAATTCCGATCGTGCGGCAGCTTACTATCGGGCTGCGCTCGATGCTATGGGGCCAGCCGGGCCTGGAGGGATCTTTGCGCAGCCTGGCAGCGATACGGGTGCTCCCGGAACATTGTCTCCTATGCAGCAGTTGATGCAGCTGCTTGCGCCCGCAGGGCGCACCGCACGGCTGAACGCTCCGGTCGATTCGTCTGAGAGCGGCAGCGCCGGCGATGTCTCCTGGCTGGACGCTCCCAGCAAGAGTGTTCCGACACTCGGCGACTTTGCGCAGTCCAGAGAAGGCGGTTCGGGGCGAAGTGTAGGTGATGATGCTGCGCTGAGGCAGCCGTCAACTTCGGCCCTAGGTGACTACGGAAGTCGTTATGATGCGTTGACTCCAACCAATGATCGCTATGTGCCTCCGACCGAGGCTTATGTGCGACCGACGAAGGTCACGCGGCGACACTCTGCTCCTCCAGTCGAGCAGGCGGTCGAGCAGGATCAGGTCTCGGCACCGATGGACTATCTGGAACCGGTGACGATGAAAGTGCCTGCGCGACCGCTGACCACACCTGCGCCGCAAAACCCGCCGGTTTCTTTCGCACCAACATCCAAGTCGGCGCATTTTCTTGACGCGAACGATTTGAATCCGGCGAGCAGGCTGCAATCGGCTGTGCGCGAAATGAACGGTCGAGTGCAGGATCCGCAGTCGACGGATACCGGGCTGCCGCCAATCGGGGAGGGGAGCCGGGATGCTACGCCACCGCCAGTGCCGCTGAATGCGCTGCCGGAGACGGCGCGGGCTGAGGCGCCGGCGTTACCGCCGCTCACCGGGCCGGGTGTGCACGTGGTGCGCGCGAAGACCCCGCGCGAGCAGATTGAGGATCAGCTGGCCATCATCCAGGGGGCATCGAGCCCATGGGTTGGCGGCAATGCCGGCATCGACTACCGCAGCGGTCAGCCGGGATACGACAAGCTCTCCGCCTACACGGGGCAGATTGAGGCTTCGAGCATGCTTGGGCCAGGCGTGAGAGGCACGGTCATCACGCGTCCGGTACTGCTTGATTCGGGCACAGCTACGACGACGGCTACCTTCCAGCAGGGAACATTACCGGCTGGCGCGACACCGTACCTGCAGTCGGCGGCGGGCATTGGCGGCGAGTTCCAGTTGCGGACGGCTTCGTTTGCCGCCAACATTGGCTATACGCCTTACGATTTCCTCGTTCAGAACATCATTGGCGGAATCTATGTCCATCCTCCAACCTCGCATTTCACGCTGACGTTCGCGCGCGATCCAATCACGGACACGCAGCTTTCCTATGCCGGTTTGCGCGATCTCGGCAGCAGGGGGCCGACCTATGAGGGCAACACCTGGGGAGGCGTCGTCACCAATGCTGGAGAATTCCAATTGGCTTTTGGCAGCGCGCAATCCGGCTGGTACATCCAGGGCGGAGGGCAATACATCAGCGGCCGCCACGTTCAGGACAACACGCGCCTGGACGGCGACGCCGGGGCTTACTGGGCGGTGGTGCATCATCCCGATTACGGAAACCTGACCGTGGGCATGAACTTTTTCGGCATGCACTACGATCACAACCTGCGGTACTTCACCTACGGGCAGGGTGGCTATTTCAGTCCCGATACGTACATCCTTGCGGGCGTGCCTGTGACCTTCAATGGGCATCATGGCGCGCGGTTTCATTACCGGGTGCTCGGCAGTTTCGGTCTGCAGGCGTTCGACGAGGCCGCGACACCTTACTATCCGCTCGATCCTACGATTCAGTACGCGAGGAATAATCCTTATTACAGCGAGGCCACGAGCGTCAGCGCCAACTACAGCTTCGAGGGTGAGGGCGCTTACGCCATTGCCGAGCACTGGTACGTTGGCGGCTACATGAGCTTCAACAACACGCGGGATTATGCCAGCAGCAAGGGCGGCTTTTATGTGCGGTACCTCTTCCGTCCGCAACCGATGCTCGAAGAGAACGGTCCGACAGGGCTCTTCCCGATTACCGGGATGCGGCCGCTGAACGTGCCATAGGCCGGATCCCCCTCCCCCTTGGGAGTTGGGCTTGCCTTTATGTGTTTTCAATAAGATAGCGGGGGATCATCCCCCGCTATCTTATTGATTCTGCAGTTGGTTAAGGTCGTTTGAGTGTTTTCAATGGCTTAGCTGGGGGGTCCGCATTTGTCAAAAAGGGAAAAGCCCGCTCATTGCGGGCCTTTTTTCTCTATCTCCAGAATAACAGTTTTCGAGGAATAGTACGCCACTTGTCGTTGCAACGAATATCTTTGGCGGTCTTGGCTTTAGGAATATTTGGTCGGCTTACCCTCTTGACAGCGACAAAGCCCGGGGCTAAGCCCCCTCTTTCTGTATTGATCTTATTCACCGGGCTAAAGCCCGGTGCTTTTACCTGGAGGTGCTTCGCACCTCTTTCGGTTTGGCTAGGTTGGAGGTCGTGGTTTCCGACCCTTTTTCATGGTGTCCTCTTTCGGTCGAGCTGGGTTGGATTGTGCTTTCTCACCCCCTTTGGCGAGTTCAGGCGGTCTCTTTTGGGAAAAGATGG
This genomic window contains:
- a CDS encoding cellulose synthase operon protein YhjQ/BcsQ, whose translation is MVNGEGKQHASAEIDTDLAKDVANLYSWANVEDATYLDFSRQRKARHIQHTTDVDIRKSEVPSAPNVSIESEAQVFESSIAAPIAEPSIIGKPIQENSTPSVPMSAQTSAAAPTPQLVDLPELIPTTFFEPGLTAPAETLSPALAIYSLAGGVGKTTFCANLGRIFCATKEKVLLVDASASGLLPFYFGATDLRPGLRTFVAPDVNYPPLQVFGTNEITKPWLEEVKVAMRKAQRTIFDLGPASMSLLPEIFGMCGTVLVPLLPDLNSILTVSRIEASFKAMESSGIEVPEVFYLFNRFDDQDTIDHRARALVERQCGDRLLPLTIRDGAEVAKAIASRMTVADHAPGSAVTHDYLELASWVRKRSPVRAASRTQARWSER
- a CDS encoding arsenic transporter — its product is MPLHLSAIWIISFLTIALMLLRPWRIPEAIWVCGGAGLLILFRLVPLNIARHAVFEGTDVYLFLAGMMILAQLGQAHGVFDWLATVAIQHAKASRARLFILIYVVGTVVTIFMSNDATAVVLTPAVLAAVKKAKTEPLPCLLSCAFIANAASFVLPISNPANLVVFHLGMPPLAQWLRMFAVASVLSIVTTFAALFWYCRESLRGETETNIGNGHLSQTGKLALMGIGLVAVVLLTASALGKDLGLPTFATSVVVVMAISARERRNPVAIIRGISWSVIPLVAGLFILVEAVNRAGAAHLSQAALHAVVNWPPVAAALATSLTIGVGTNLINNLPLGLIAGASVHQAHIVGSLRNAVLVGIDLGPNLSVTGSLATILWLIAIRKEGLHVSAWSFLKAGIIVMPSALLLATLAVCLTR